Sequence from the Leptospira noumeaensis genome:
ATGTTGGCTTTGAAGGTCGCATCAAAGGAGCTAAAGAACTTAAATGGACAGATTTACTCGATACAGAATTTCGATTCAAATCCAAAGCTGATCTAAAAGCATATTATGCCGGTAAAGGTTACCAAGAAGGCCAAACAGCCATCCAACTTTGCCGAACAAATAACAGATCGCAGGTGACTGGATTTTCATACATTGCCATTCTCGGATACCCATCTACTTATTATGATGGAAGTTGGATTGAATGGGGTAGTTTAACGGGTGGTGGACCTGCTCCAAAACTACCGCCTGATTCTCCATACCGTACGGATCTTCCAGAAGTATCTGAAGTGATCACTTACAATGTGGCTGGTGACGTAGATCCAAATTTACCAACTAACTTAAATACATTTGCAACTACTTCAAGAAAAATCATAGAAGAAGACAAAGCTTACAAACGTTAAAAGAAAATTTAAAACAGAGAGGGATGTTCCAACGTCCCTCTTTTAAAAATATAAAAATCGATTCGCAGGGAAAGTTATATGAAGAACATAATAACATTTTTAATTTTTAATCTACTTTTGATCTCATCCTCCTTCGCCTCTGGAGGGATTGGTGGTGGTGGTATCGCAAATATCCCACAAGGGCAAGATAGAGAAAAATACCATTTAGGAAAAGCAGTCTATAATCAAGATCTGACTTTAGAGAAACAACCGAATGTAAAATTGATCGAACAAGAAGAACGATTGGAATACTTACAAGGAAGTTTGCCAAATACAGAAAAAAGAAGGGTAAATCTTCCTGATTTTGCGGGGAAATTGACAGAAGAACAAATCACAGCACTTGAATACTTTGTTCAAGTTAGATTTAATGTGAAACTTCCAGAGAAGAAGAAGGAATAAACAATGAAATCTTTCTTTAACTTTTTAAAATACATATCATTTTTATCCGTTTTTGTTACACCAAGTATTTACGCACAACAAGCTTGGGCACCATACGAAAGACAACTTTGGGTACGGCCTGTTTTCATTCACTCTGAATACGACAGTGCATTCCTCGCCGGACAAAAAGCAAAATACGATGATAACGTTCGTTTGTCGGTTGCTAACTTAGCCCTAGAATACGGAATCACAGATCGCCTCACCGTAGATTTTACATTTGGGTTTGGAAAATTAGGTCGTCATCGAGTTTTTAATCGGTATTTGGGTTTACAACAAACTCCCGATGTTCCCGATAAATATGGATTTATGGATACAAGATTTGGAATCCGTTACAAAATTTTGGACGAATTCGATTCTAAATACCGCTTCATGCCAACCATCTCCCTTCGTATTGGCGGGATCAAAAAAGGAGATTATGATAGAAACCCTCAGTCCCTGGGTGATGGCGCCAGTGGTGGAGAGGTGAATCTTTATTTAGCTAAAGATTTTGGAATCTGGGGATTAGGTGGACTTGGAGAGTTTTCCTACCGAAAAAGAGAAAACCCAGTTCCTGATGATATCTTGTATTACTCAGCCTTTTACAAACGTTTTTTTGAATCTTTGTTTTTGACTGTTGGTCTCCGGGGGCAAGTAGGGCAAGGTGGTTATGCTTATGCCGATCCAAGGCAAGAACCACCATGGAACATGACTCGTTTCCCACAACCTTCCGTTTATGGAGTAAATCCTTATGATGTTTACGTACAAAATGAACGGCCTGCATGGGGAAGAAAAGAGGATTTTCATAATGCGGAAGTTGGCTTAAGTTATCAGGATAGTTTTGGAAACTTCTATACCTTATTCTACTCAGAAACAATTGCAGGTTATAACACTGCAAGATTAAAAACTGTGGGATTTGCAGCAACACTCCCATACAATCTTTAAGGGTAATCCAATGAAATTAAAATATCTAACATTAATTAGTCTAATTTTCATTCAACTGATCGGTTGTAAAGGTCTGCCGGAGTATTTGTTTTTACCACAAAGTTTCAAACTGGATTTAACCCCATTTTTGTTTCGTGTGTATTCTCCAGCGGAACTGGCAACTCTATCCAATTCCGATTTTAATCTAAACGATAGTGGACTCATCACTTCGACAAAATTTTCTAGATTTTTGTCTAATTGGTCGAACAACCGCCCCGCCGGTGTCTCAGGAAATTTGGTTATTTTTCAAGTCCAAACTTCTGGATCTAGCGGTCGTTACGTGTTCTTTGACGGGAAACAAACCTTTGCTTATCCCATAGCCAATTTACCAGAAGTATTAGCAGATACTCGAGATGATGGAGTTTTGGCTGTCGATGGAATTGTTCCCAAAGGAAAAAAAATTACAGACCTACTTACTAATTACGGGATTGATCCGGCAATTGATTATGTAGTGTTTGCCCAAGACACTTCTTCCCTTGCCAATCTTTCATCGGCAACTTTTGCTTATTATACCCTACTCTATTGGGGTTATCCAAAGGAAAGGTTAGCGGTTTTAAATGGATCCATTGCAGATTTAACGGCTTCAAATGCAATATTCACCACACCTTCTTTTACTTATACCAATAGTAACCGCGGGAATGGAACAAAAACCCTTTACCGAGATCATACTGTCTTACAACTAACGATTGGCGATTTAATCCATGCGATAAAAAATGGAAACACCAATTTTGAAGAAGTAGACCCTCTTCCGTTGGAAGGTTTTTATATCATTGATGGAAGACCAAATGCCGCGTATACAGGAACGGCAAACTCTACGGCCTCCGGTTCCAAATATGCAAACTGTACAACAAAAACAAATTCAACATTTGTGAGTAATACTTGTTTGGTGACTTATGAAGGTAGGATTAAATCTGCTTCCAATTTAGTACCCACCGATTTATATGATGGAACTACATTTCAGTTTAAATCTTTTACCCAGTTACAAACCTATTTGAATAACACTGGATACCAATCAGGAAAACAAATTTATGTTTATGGAGAAGATGCTACGAAAGGTTCCCTCGTCTGGTTTATCCTTCATCAAGTTCTAGGAAAACCAACACGGTTGTATGAAGGTGGTTGGAGGCAGTATGGTGCACTTGGACTTCGAACTCCGGCTTCTGGATCTAGCCCAAGTGCCATTAGTCAACCTGCTTCGTATTGGAGGACTGACATTGCCACACTTTCCGAAAGTAATACGGCGAATGCAGATGCCAATGTTCCGAATTACCAATTAGATGTTGCAAGACAGTTCATCAAATCAGCAAACAAAATTAGAGTAGAAGACAAATCTTTTTTACGAGGGTCGTCTTCGGCTGCTGCTGCAAGCGGTGGAGGTGGTGCTCCCTCTGGTGGTGGAGGAAATGCTTGCGGTGGATAATAGACTTTTATAGATTCATCTTAACGTGAATTATCAATCTTTCCAACTTACGAACATTATTCTCTCTTTTCTTTTGTTCGTAAGTTGTTCGGATTCACAGTTTTTAGAATCACATTGGAACCATCCCATTTCCGCACAAGGAACTCCTCCTTCTGATTTCCCTGCTTTAGAAAGAAACTTAAACCCCAAGTCCTGTGGCACTTGCCATCAGAATCAGTTCCAAAATTGGGAAAAAAGTTTTCATGCAAAATCGATAAGTCCTGGATTTTTATGGCAAAAGGAAATTTTTACAAAGGAAGAATACAAATCTTGTTTGAATTGCCATTCTCCTTTAGCAGAAACAAAATCAGAGATTGATTCAAACTTTCAAACTCCGGAAATCATAAGTTCAAAATCTCACAACTTTCCCGATGGTATCGATAACCCGTCCATTCTATGTGCTTCTTGTCATATTAGAAACCAAATTCGTTTTGGCCCTCCTCCAAAAATAAATAAAAAAATAGAACAAAACTCAGGAAGAATTCCACATAACAGTTATGTTGTGAAAGAAAAATTTGAATCTTCTGAGTTTTGTAAGTCCTGCCATGAAAGTAAAGAAACAGGTGTCCGTCTGAATGGGAAACGTCTCATGGAAGTTTATACAGAATGGGAAGGGAGTTCTTATGCAAAAGATGGAATCCAATGCCAAAACTGTCATATGCCCGACAGGGAACATTCTTGGAAGGGGATCCACGATAAGGATTTTGTCCAAAACTCGTTAGAACCCAAATGGGAAGTAAAAAAAAATAATGGTGTCTACCAAATCAAAGCGGAACTAAAAAATCGAGGAGTGGGCCATAACTTTCCTACCTACCTTGTCCCTAAAGTTTATTTACGTTTTTTCGCAAGTTTAAAAAGCCAAAATTCACGAATCCTCCTAGAAGAATCAATTGTTGGAAGAGTAGTCAACACGAACCTAACAGAAGAATACTTAGATACGAGAATCAAACCAAATGATTCTTATAAAATTAGTTTTGATTACAAACCAAATGAAAATTTGGTTACCGAATTGATTTGGGAAATTGAAGTAGATCCCGATGAACAGTATGTGCGAAGTTTTGAAGAAGAATTAAAAAATAGAGCCGGAACACTTTCATACCATTCCAAAAAACAATTACAAGAGTCCTTATATGAAAAAAAGAACTCTCGTTATATACTTTTTACTTTGAGTTGGAAAGTGCCTGTTTCACTTCGACAATAATATCATCGATATGTTCTAATCCGACAGAAACTCGAATTAAACCCGGCAAAATACCAACCGCGACTCTTTCTGCTTCTGTTAATTTAGAATGAGTTGTGGATGTTGGATGAGTCACAGTGGTTCTAGTATCACCCAAATTGGCAGTCAGTGAAAACCATTTTAATGCATCTAAAAACTTTCTAGCCCGATCAACCCCACCTTTGATTACAAAAGAAACAATCCCACCACCAGATTTCATTTGTTTTTTAGCTATCGCATAACCAGGATCATTTGGCAAAAATGGGTATCGAACAAGTTCCACATCTTGTGATTGTTCTAAAAATTCAGCTAACTTCATTGCATTTTCAGAATGCCTATCCATTCTTACAGCAAGAGTTTCCAAACTTTTAGAGATAATCCACGCATTCATTGGTGACAAGGATGGGCCTGTATTACGAGCCATATACCGAATGGGTTGGATGAATTCTTTTTTACCCAAAATAATTCCTGCGATTACTCTTCCTTGCCCATCCAAATATTTGGTTGCCGAATGGATCACTATATCTGCACCAAAGTCAGCAGGTCTTTGGATATAAGGAGAACAAAAACAATTGTCTACAATGAGAATGGCTTTTTTCTTTTTACATAAAGCAGAAACCCATGCCAAATCCACAATATCAAGCCCAGGATTCGAGGGTGTTTCAATGTATACTATTTTCGTATTTTCTTGAAAGGCTTCTTCCCATAACTCAGGTTTGTTGATGTCTACGTAAGTTGTCGTCACTCCAAATCTCGGTAATATGTTTGCAAAAATTTGATGGGTGGAACCAAAAATGGCGCGTGCCGATACGATATGATCACCTGACTTCACAAGTCCAAACACAGAAGTAAACACAGCTGACATTCCAGAAGCTGTGGCTAATCCATCTTCTGTATGTTCCAAAGAACACATTTTATCTATTAACTCAGTAGTATTGGGATTGGAAAATCTTGTGTATTGATTTCCTGTTACTTCTTCTGCAAAAAGTGCTCTCGCATGTTCCGCATCATCAAAAACAAAACTGGAAGTTAAAAATAGTGGGGTGGAATGTTCTTTTTCCCCGGTTCGTTTGGTTTGGATGCGGATGGCGTCAGTTTCAAAGTGTTCAAACATATCTTCTACCAAGGTCGGGAATGAACCTCCGAATTCATCATTTTTTTTGGAAAATATCTGCTATAGAATCGGAATTAAACCAATATAACAGAATTTTTAAGAAATTTCTGCAATTTTACCGTCAATCATATGAACACGCCGGCTGGCAAGGCCCGCATAATCAGGATCATGCGTAACAAAAAGAATTGTAGTTCCATCCTCTTTGTTGATCCTTTTAAAAATTTCCATCACCTTATCTCCGTTAATTGTATCTAAATTTCCCGTTGGTTCATCTGCAAAAAGAAACTTCGGTTTTTGTACAAGTGCACGAGCAATGGCAACTCGTTGCCCTTCCCCACCAGACATCTGGCTTGGGAACTTGTCTTTACAATGCAAAACGGAAAAACTTTCCATCAAATGAAGTGCATAGTTTTCAATAGTTTTATGTGTCCCTGTTTTTCGAGCGGGCATAGTTATATTTTCGAGGCCGGTTAGTTCAGGAAGTAAGTAATGGAACTGGAAAACAAAACCGATGGATAAATTTCTTAAACTATGGACTTCTTTACTTCCCATCTTTTGGAGAGAGTTTCCATTGATTTTCACGTCCCCACTTGTTGGGTTGTCAAGCCCACTTACAATGTATAATAATGTGGATTTTCCTGATCCTGATTTTCCAGTCAGAGCCACAAAATCACCCATAGTAATTTCTAAGGAAACATCTTTAAGTATATCTTGTGGTGGTTCTCCAAAAGATTTAAAAATATGTTTTGCTTCGATTCCGAACATTTAGGTCGCTCCTCGAATGATATCAACAGGAGAAAGACGGCTTGCCATACGAGCAGGAATATAACTGGCAATAGACGAACTCAGAACAGCAATACAAAAACCTTTGAGGTAAATCATCCAGTCCCAGGATACCATCATGGTTTTCATCAGTGCCTTTGAATTTTGTTTTGGATCTCCGATGGGAATTCCATCAATATAATAACATCCGAGAATCCCAACTAAGATTCCAATGACCGCACCCAAAGTTCCTAAAAACAATCCTTGGAAAATAAAAAGTTGGATTGTATCCTTTTCATCGAAACCTATCGAACGAAGGATGGCTACTTCCTTTTTCTTTTGATTCACTACCATATTTAAAATATTATAAATCCCAAAAGCTACCACTAGGATGATCGTAAAGGTTGTAGAATTACGCACAATATCTTGAGTTCGGAATACTTGCAAAATACTAGCATTCACTTCGTCCCAACTTTCCACCTTGTCTTTACTAAAGTATCTTAAGTCTTCTGCAATTTCTTTTGCAGCCCGAATGTCTTTAATTTTGACGATGATTTGAGAAATTTCACCACTTGACTTTGTAATACTTTGTACGGAGGAAAGTGAGGAGTATACAATCACTTCATCGATGAGTCGATTTCCTGTACTCAAAATTCCAACTACTTTCACAGGAATTAAATTTGTTCCAGGAATATAAACAGAAATGGTATCACCCATTTTGGCCCCGAGTTTATTAAGAACACCTTCCCCCATTATGGCAAGGGAAGATCCGCGAGACAAGTCAGACAATTTTCCTTCAACGATATAGTCGCTTAAGTTTGTGACTTTGGGTTGGATATTTGGATCCACACCAACAAACCTAGCTGGTGCGGTAGCCTCTCCATTCACAAAAATAACTTCTTTTGACAATTGGGGAGCAAAAGAAAGAATTCGATGGTCATTGGAAAGTTTATCCATCCACCCAAGAACATTCGTTAACTGAGAATGATCGGTTCGACCCGATGGAGGAGACAACCATCGAACGATTTTATCTTTAAAAAAAACATCTTCAAAGGTTCGTTCAGAAATAAGTTCGTCTCTTGGTGAAATTTTTATTTGCCCATCGGAATTCACTAACTGGTCAGTGATGACTGCTTGGAATCCTAACATAATACCCGAAAATACAATATAACCGGCAGTCCCAAGAACAATTCCAATCAAAGTTAGAATTGATTGTTGTGGTCTTGAAAATATTTGTCTGATCGCAAGGAAAAACATCTTAGTTTTTTACCAATACTTCGTCGCCTTCTTTCAAATCTCCTTGGATAAGCTCACCAAACTCTGAATTGATGGCACCAATTCGTATTTCAATTTTATCTTTGTTGCCATCTCGAATACGAGTTACTTTTCCCCTATCTACGGCGACTAATGGAACTAGTACGACATTTTCTTTAGAGGAAACTTCGATGGCAACATCTGTTGTCATATCCGGCAAAATACCATCAGGCAGTTCTTCTGCTTCAATCCGAACCAAAAACTGTCCGTTAGATGGATAAATTCTTTCGACTTTCCCTTTATAGATATTTCCTCTAATGGATTCAAAACTAAGTTGTACACTCTGTCCGGGTTTGACACGTAAGGCAGATTCTTGGTCAAGAGCCACGGAAATATAAACCAATTTTAAGTTTTGGATTTCTAAGAGAGGAAGACCTGGCATAGCTGTTTCATTTTTTGCTACATTGAGTTTCGTTAAAGTTCCATCTAAAGGAGAACGAAAGGTAATACCCGAATCATTTGTAAGCAGGGCTTGGCCTTTTTTGACAATTTGACCTTCCTCTACAAAAATCTCACGGACGGAGGCAGCAATGCCAAACTTCAAACTAAAGTAGTCCAAAGGTTTCACCGTACCCAAAGCATAAACGGCTTCCACAAGGGATCCTTTTTCCACTAACATTCGGTTTGACTTAGAAGTTCTAAAGAAAAACGAAAAAACTAAAATTAGAATGATTACAAAAATTACGGAAATGAGATAAAGTTTTTTACGATCCATGATGACCAAATAACCACTGGTCGATAGGATTTGAAAATTCTTTTTCTAAGGAAAACTATCTCTTTACACAAAGACTAAAGGGAAAGTCCAAATACAAACTCACCTTCTCTATCTTTGGCGGGTTTATATTCCAAACACCTAACGTCCACAAATTGGCCTTTTTGCAATGTATCCAAAGAAATTGGATCAGCCAGACGTCCTTTGAGGTAATTGTCAGTCACAAACCTACCATCACTTTCGAGGATGGCTTCGTATTTTTTCCCAATTACAGATTCTGCATATTTCGTATGAAGTTCTGAGCTAAGGGACATCAAATCCAATACTCGACGTTTTTTTTCATCACCTGGAATGGGATCTCCAAACGATTCAGCGGATGTTCCTTTCCGAACCGAATAAGGAAATACATGTAATTTCGCAAATCCAAGTTCGACTAACAAATTCTTTGTTTCTTGAAACTCAGATTCTGTTTCGGAGGGAAATCCAACAATCACATCAGTTCCGAGGAATAAATTAGGAAGTTTTTCCTTTGCTAGTTCGATTCTTGTGCGGAAAGCATCGGGATGGTAAGTCCTACGCATGTCTTTCAATACTTTACGACTTCCACTTTGGATAGGTATGTGTAAAAATTTACAGAACCTAGGATGTTTCATTAAATCGAGTAATCCAGATCCTACGTCAGGTGGTTCTATGGAAGAAAGGCGAATGCGAGAGTATTCTAAGATTTTTAATATATCTTCCAAAAGATTCAGAAAACCTTTTTCTCCATTCTCCAACCGGTACCAACCAAGATTAACGCCGGTTAGCTGAATTTCACCAACCCCGTTATCTTGTAAGTATCTAACTTGATCGAGGACATCATTATAATTTCTACTGACACCAAGGCCCCGAGCGGCAGGAATTTTACAATAAGAACATTTCCTGTTACAACCGTCTTGGATTTTTAAATAAGCACGAGTATGGCCTTCTGGTAAAACATCCGAATAGGAAAACCTGTCAAAAGATAAGTTGGTTTCAATTTTTTTGCCTTCCCAATCCTCTAGGATTTTATAAGGAAGGGAACTTTTCTCTGTATTTCCAAATACTCCAAACACACCCGGAATATTCTGTAAAACTTCTTTATCTGTTTCCGCATAACATCCAGTCACATACACTTTAGCACCTGGATTGGTACGAATGGCATTCCGAATGATATTTCGATTTTTTACATCGGCTTTGTTTGTCACCGTACATGTATTCACAACAATGTATTCGGCTTTTTCTTCAGCATTTGCCAGAGAAAAACCTTTGTCTTTTAATACAGAGTACATACCATCGGTTTCAAAAAAATTCAACCGACAACCGAGTGTATGAAATTTAATTTTCAAAGTTCGTTTAGTGCTACAATCCGTTTAGAATTTTCTTTGATTGTATTACTTTCACCATTTAAGTCAGAAGCTTTTTGGATGCATTCTTTTGCTTCCGTCAAATAGGTGTTCGCTTGGGATTTTTTACCCAATTTTTTATTCGTTTTATAAAGTGACTCTTGGACAAGAGCCAAGTTATTCCAGATTTCAGGAGATTTTTGATTTAGAGAAGATGCCCAACGCAAACTCACATCTGCTTTATCATAATTTTTTAAATTATAATAAATCTTGCCTTCTAACTCTAACATTCGAAAGTCACTGGGACTTCCTGCTTTTGCTTTTTCGATTTGAGAAAGAGCAGTTTTGGATGCTCCTCTCTCCGAAAGTGCTAGAGCATAAAAATACCTAACTTCTGGATTTTGTGGGTATAAGGGAATGGTTTTTTCAGCAAGTTCTATCGCAGGTTTCCATTTTTTATGACGGGTTAGAATTGCAAGGCTTCCTTGTAAAAGGTCTTCATCGTCTGGTTTACGTTTTCTTGCTTCTAAAATGTTTTTATAAGAATTTTCAAAATCATTCAACTTATCATAGTTAAATGCCAGGAGTGCATAAAATTCATAAGATGACTTACCATCAGCCAAAAGACCTTTGACTAGTTCAATGGACTTGTTGTAATTTTTGACTTTATATTCATCCACAGCCTGAAAGTAAGCGGAACCAACTTGTTCCTTTTCTTGCGAATGGAGTGAAGTTACAAGTAAACAAGTAACAGCAAAAGAGAGAATCAAATGTTTCATAAAAGATCCGAAGGGACTGTAATGGAGTTCAAATTGACCGAATCTATCCTGGAATGATAGGGTTCGATGGGGTCCAGGTATAGGAAAACGCTTCCCCCTTTAGAAAGCAAGTAATGTTCGATATGTTCCTCGGTGATGATTTCTGAGTCTTCTGTGTATAAAATAGGGTTTTCGCCGGGACCTAGATGCACATGGAATTCTTGGGTGGGAAGGAAATCAGAAAGATTGAGGTAACCGGACCCAAAATAAAGTCCCGATTGGAAGTAGTATTTATAAAAAACTTTGACTTCTGGTAGGATGAGGTTCGGACGAATGTATCCCAATTCAATCCGCTCAATGGTTCCGACTGTTCGAATTTTCCGAAGTTGGAACCAAATTTTGCGGATAAAAAAATACGAAAACAGAAAGACGAGGGGAATGAGAATAGCCATTTCCGTTCGCCTTTCCGAAAGGCTCTCTAAACGAGAGCCAAATCTTTTTCCTCAGTGTTTGGTGAAGAACCATCATCTTTTTTAGGAGGTTCTTTGTACTCTGTCCAAGGAGTTTCCGAATACACAAGTTTACCTTCTACAAAATCAACTAAGATCTTTGTTGGGTTGTCATAAACTCCTTTCAAAGACTGCACTGCCATATAATCTTCCAATTCTCTTTGGAACACACGTCTGAGCGGACGAGCTCCATAGTTTTGGTCGTATCCAATGGTAGCAAAATGTTCTTTAGCCAATTGCGAAAGATCCACAAGCACTTTCTTTTCAGTCAAACGTTTGTTAAAGTCTTTTAACATGATATCCACAATGTTTACTATCTCTTCTTTTTTGAGAGGAGCAAAGTAAACCACCTCATCCACACGGTTGAGGAACTCTGGGTTAAAATGTTTTTTCAACTGTTCACGAGCTTGTTCGGCTTTATAAGATTCTCTTTCTTCTGCGAAGTCTTCAAAACCCAATCGTCCACCTTTCGAAATTTCTTTCGCAGCGATGTTCGATGTCATGATGATGATGGTATCGCGGAAGTTTACCTTACGACCTTTGGTGTCAGTTAAGTTCCCTTCTTCCATAATTTGAAGTAGGATATTAAAAAGATCATGGTGAGCCTTTTCAATTTCGTCAAGAAGCACCAAACTATATGGTTTTCTTCTGACAAACTCAGTGAGTTGGCCGCCATCATCATATCCTACGTATCCTGGAGGAGCTCCAATCAAACGGGATACAGCATGAGGTTCCATATATTCCGACATATCAATGCGGAGCATATTGTCTTCCGACCCAAACAGTTGTTCTGCGAGCGCCTTTGCAAGTTCCGTTTTACCCACACCCGTTGGCCCAAGGAAAATAAACGATCCTGTAGGACGTTTTTCACTTTTAAGGCCAGTGCGAGAACGTCTGACAGCACGTGCTACTTTTTCTATAGCATCAGTCTGACCAACGATACGATTTTTAATATCCCCTTCCAAGTTGAGAAGTTTTGTGTTCTCGGATTGTTCCATTTTTTTCAAAGGAATTCCTGTCCAAAGACTCACAACAGATAGAATGTCTTCTTCTTCAATGGATACGGCATAACCTTCCATACGTTCTTGCCATTGTTTGGTTTTTTCTTCTAATTGGCCTTTTTTACGATTCACTTCATCGCGAACAGCGGCTGCCTTTTCATACTCTTGGCTACGAACCAAATCTTCTTTTTTAACAGAAAGAGCTTTGATTTCTTCTTCAATTTCTTTGATTTCGTTTGGACGTTGGCAATTAGCTAAACGAGCTTTTGCTCCTGCCTCATCAATGATATCGATGGCTTTGTCTGGTAAAAAACGATCGTTGATATAACGGTGAGATAACTTCACTGCTTGTTCAATGGCTTTTTCCGAATAACGAACCTTATGGTGAGCTTCATATGCTTTTTTCAAACCATCAAGAATGAGGACTGCATCATCTACAGAAGGTTCAAGAACCTTTACCATTTGGAATCTTCTTTCCAAAGCAGAATCTTTTTCGATGTACTTACGGTATTCGTTATTTGTTGTCGCACCAATACATTGCAACTCCCCACGAGCAAGAGCTGGTTTTAAGATGTTTGCTGCATCCACCGCTCCTTCTGCCGCACCGGCTCCAATCAGAGTGTGCAACTCATCAATGAAGATGATGATATTTTGAGAAGTCACGATTTCTTTCATGATTTTTTTCAATCGTTCTTCAAATTCACCACGGTATTTCGTTCCGGCAATGAGACTTGCCAAATCAAGAGATAACACTCGTTTATCGAAAAGTAGATCTGGAACCAACTTTTCAATCACAGCTTGTGCAAGTCCCTCCACAATCGCCGTTTTTCCCACACCCGATTCTCCCACAAGGACTGGATTGTTTTTGGTTTTACGCGAAAGGATTTGGATGACACGTTCGATTTCTTTGGAACGACCAATGACCGGATCCAATTTTTTCTCACGAGCGAGTTGGGTTAGATCCCTTGCAAACTCATCCAAAATAGGAGTTTTGCTCTTTTCTTGTCTTGGAGCCGCTTGTTGTTGTGTTTGGCCTTGAGTCGCACCTTGTGTACCTGTCGTTCCGCCCACAGCACCAGAAGGCGGTGCCCCGAGAAGTCGTAAAATCTCAGATTTAATGACGTTATAATTTAC
This genomic interval carries:
- a CDS encoding rhodanese-like domain-containing protein; the protein is MKLKYLTLISLIFIQLIGCKGLPEYLFLPQSFKLDLTPFLFRVYSPAELATLSNSDFNLNDSGLITSTKFSRFLSNWSNNRPAGVSGNLVIFQVQTSGSSGRYVFFDGKQTFAYPIANLPEVLADTRDDGVLAVDGIVPKGKKITDLLTNYGIDPAIDYVVFAQDTSSLANLSSATFAYYTLLYWGYPKERLAVLNGSIADLTASNAIFTTPSFTYTNSNRGNGTKTLYRDHTVLQLTIGDLIHAIKNGNTNFEEVDPLPLEGFYIIDGRPNAAYTGTANSTASGSKYANCTTKTNSTFVSNTCLVTYEGRIKSASNLVPTDLYDGTTFQFKSFTQLQTYLNNTGYQSGKQIYVYGEDATKGSLVWFILHQVLGKPTRLYEGGWRQYGALGLRTPASGSSPSAISQPASYWRTDIATLSESNTANADANVPNYQLDVARQFIKSANKIRVEDKSFLRGSSSAAAASGGGGAPSGGGGNACGG
- a CDS encoding multiheme c-type cytochrome; translated protein: MNYQSFQLTNIILSFLLFVSCSDSQFLESHWNHPISAQGTPPSDFPALERNLNPKSCGTCHQNQFQNWEKSFHAKSISPGFLWQKEIFTKEEYKSCLNCHSPLAETKSEIDSNFQTPEIISSKSHNFPDGIDNPSILCASCHIRNQIRFGPPPKINKKIEQNSGRIPHNSYVVKEKFESSEFCKSCHESKETGVRLNGKRLMEVYTEWEGSSYAKDGIQCQNCHMPDREHSWKGIHDKDFVQNSLEPKWEVKKNNGVYQIKAELKNRGVGHNFPTYLVPKVYLRFFASLKSQNSRILLEESIVGRVVNTNLTEEYLDTRIKPNDSYKISFDYKPNENLVTELIWEIEVDPDEQYVRSFEEELKNRAGTLSYHSKKQLQESLYEKKNSRYILFTLSWKVPVSLRQ
- a CDS encoding trans-sulfuration enzyme family protein; translation: MFEHFETDAIRIQTKRTGEKEHSTPLFLTSSFVFDDAEHARALFAEEVTGNQYTRFSNPNTTELIDKMCSLEHTEDGLATASGMSAVFTSVFGLVKSGDHIVSARAIFGSTHQIFANILPRFGVTTTYVDINKPELWEEAFQENTKIVYIETPSNPGLDIVDLAWVSALCKKKKAILIVDNCFCSPYIQRPADFGADIVIHSATKYLDGQGRVIAGIILGKKEFIQPIRYMARNTGPSLSPMNAWIISKSLETLAVRMDRHSENAMKLAEFLEQSQDVELVRYPFLPNDPGYAIAKKQMKSGGGIVSFVIKGGVDRARKFLDALKWFSLTANLGDTRTTVTHPTSTTHSKLTEAERVAVGILPGLIRVSVGLEHIDDIIVEVKQALSNSK
- a CDS encoding ABC transporter ATP-binding protein — its product is MFGIEAKHIFKSFGEPPQDILKDVSLEITMGDFVALTGKSGSGKSTLLYIVSGLDNPTSGDVKINGNSLQKMGSKEVHSLRNLSIGFVFQFHYLLPELTGLENITMPARKTGTHKTIENYALHLMESFSVLHCKDKFPSQMSGGEGQRVAIARALVQKPKFLFADEPTGNLDTINGDKVMEIFKRINKEDGTTILFVTHDPDYAGLASRRVHMIDGKIAEIS
- a CDS encoding ABC transporter permease, with the translated sequence MFFLAIRQIFSRPQQSILTLIGIVLGTAGYIVFSGIMLGFQAVITDQLVNSDGQIKISPRDELISERTFEDVFFKDKIVRWLSPPSGRTDHSQLTNVLGWMDKLSNDHRILSFAPQLSKEVIFVNGEATAPARFVGVDPNIQPKVTNLSDYIVEGKLSDLSRGSSLAIMGEGVLNKLGAKMGDTISVYIPGTNLIPVKVVGILSTGNRLIDEVIVYSSLSSVQSITKSSGEISQIIVKIKDIRAAKEIAEDLRYFSKDKVESWDEVNASILQVFRTQDIVRNSTTFTIILVVAFGIYNILNMVVNQKKKEVAILRSIGFDEKDTIQLFIFQGLFLGTLGAVIGILVGILGCYYIDGIPIGDPKQNSKALMKTMMVSWDWMIYLKGFCIAVLSSSIASYIPARMASRLSPVDIIRGAT
- a CDS encoding efflux RND transporter periplasmic adaptor subunit; this translates as MDRKKLYLISVIFVIILILVFSFFFRTSKSNRMLVEKGSLVEAVYALGTVKPLDYFSLKFGIAASVREIFVEEGQIVKKGQALLTNDSGITFRSPLDGTLTKLNVAKNETAMPGLPLLEIQNLKLVYISVALDQESALRVKPGQSVQLSFESIRGNIYKGKVERIYPSNGQFLVRIEAEELPDGILPDMTTDVAIEVSSKENVVLVPLVAVDRGKVTRIRDGNKDKIEIRIGAINSEFGELIQGDLKEGDEVLVKN